In the genome of Paenibacillus pabuli, one region contains:
- the pstB gene encoding phosphate ABC transporter ATP-binding protein PstB, whose translation MAIPFGTEQLSIYYGHFQAVKQISLTFPEASVTALIGPSGCGKSTFLRSLNRMNDEIAGSRTEGHIWMDGNDLNEPGTDVIKLRQKIGMVWQKPNPFHKSIYNNIAFGPRYRGIKSKKALDEIVEKSLRRAALWDEVKDRLNESALALSGGQQQRLCIARALSVDPQILLLDEPASALDPVSTGKVEELISELKKELRIVIVTHNMQQAARISDYTAYFYLGSMVEHGDTEHIFTNPDNRLTQEYIMGRFG comes from the coding sequence ATGGCCATACCTTTTGGTACGGAACAGTTAAGCATATATTATGGGCATTTTCAGGCCGTTAAACAAATCAGCCTGACTTTTCCCGAAGCCAGTGTAACGGCACTCATTGGACCCTCAGGCTGTGGTAAATCCACGTTCCTGCGGTCGCTTAACCGGATGAACGATGAGATTGCCGGTTCCCGCACGGAGGGACATATCTGGATGGACGGGAATGACCTGAATGAGCCGGGCACAGATGTGATCAAGCTTCGCCAGAAGATTGGCATGGTGTGGCAGAAGCCAAATCCTTTCCACAAGTCGATTTACAATAACATCGCGTTTGGCCCCCGCTACCGCGGTATTAAGAGCAAGAAGGCACTGGATGAAATTGTGGAAAAAAGCTTGCGTCGCGCTGCGCTCTGGGACGAAGTGAAGGACAGACTTAATGAGTCTGCCCTGGCTCTTTCGGGTGGACAACAGCAGCGGCTATGTATCGCCCGCGCCCTGTCGGTTGATCCGCAGATTCTGCTGCTCGATGAGCCGGCATCTGCGCTTGACCCGGTATCAACGGGTAAGGTGGAGGAGTTGATCTCGGAGCTCAAAAAGGAGCTGCGGATCGTGATTGTTACTCATAATATGCAGCAAGCGGCACGCATCTCGGATTATACGGCTTATTTTTATCTGGGAAGCATGGTTGAGCATGGGGATACGGAGCATATTTTCACCAACCCGGACAACCGTCTGACTCAGGAATATATTATGGGACGTTTCGGTTAA
- a CDS encoding phosphotransferase enzyme family protein codes for MATEIISYYSIVKPSVSFIRHNENLTYQVVDESTGQKYLLRIHKAAFASMTGIQHTRPALEAEMNLLHELRATSPLRVQTPVRNTSEEWVSVLLDETGEEICCTVLEWIEGRDIKQGECLTTAEIHDFGVQLQILHQYGRRPEGAPKPQAQAGVRPAYGSIKENLVMLEQLEEGVRRGIFTPEDFDLIRETFKNINGQLETYPRTAETWGVIHGDITRGNLLVTDQGISMIDFCLYGYGYYLFDAGGAALIFNREERDVFLSGYTEHTGPLTKRDIRLMEGFMLIFTFGYFAFQMENESRYEWMRERMPLICSKFCKPYLQNESIFYEL; via the coding sequence ATGGCAACTGAAATTATCTCGTATTATTCCATAGTAAAGCCTTCGGTTTCCTTTATCCGACATAATGAAAACCTAACGTATCAGGTGGTTGATGAATCAACCGGACAGAAGTACCTGTTGCGTATACATAAAGCCGCTTTTGCAAGCATGACTGGCATCCAGCATACACGACCTGCACTTGAAGCAGAGATGAATTTACTTCATGAATTACGGGCTACCAGTCCATTGCGGGTGCAGACACCTGTACGCAATACATCGGAAGAGTGGGTCTCCGTCTTGTTGGACGAGACAGGGGAAGAGATTTGTTGTACCGTTCTGGAGTGGATTGAGGGCAGAGATATCAAGCAAGGAGAATGTCTGACAACAGCAGAGATTCATGATTTTGGCGTGCAGTTACAGATACTGCACCAATATGGACGACGACCAGAGGGAGCCCCCAAACCGCAGGCACAAGCAGGAGTACGACCAGCCTACGGCTCGATCAAAGAGAATCTTGTCATGCTGGAGCAATTGGAGGAAGGCGTTCGACGTGGCATCTTTACTCCTGAAGATTTCGATCTGATCCGTGAAACGTTTAAGAACATTAACGGGCAACTGGAAACGTACCCTCGCACTGCCGAGACATGGGGGGTAATACACGGAGATATTACCCGCGGCAATCTGCTAGTGACGGATCAGGGCATATCCATGATTGATTTTTGTTTATACGGTTATGGCTACTATCTGTTTGATGCAGGAGGTGCAGCTCTTATTTTCAATCGGGAGGAACGGGATGTCTTCCTATCGGGTTATACGGAGCATACAGGACCACTGACGAAGCGTGATATTCGGTTAATGGAAGGATTCATGCTAATCTTTACGTTTGGCTATTTCGCATTTCAGATGGAGAACGAGTCAAGGTACGAATGGATGAGAGAGCGAATGCCTCTTATATGCAGCAAATTTTGCAAACCATATCTACAGAATGAGAGTATCTTCTATGAGTTATAA
- the sdaAB gene encoding L-serine ammonia-lyase, iron-sulfur-dependent subunit beta gives MRFKDVFSIIGPSMTGPSSSHTAGAARLGRIARQWLGCTPERARLTLYGSFADTYQGHGTDLALIGGLLDYVTDDPRIPDAEQYAEEAGMEVEFFTSGLPAPHPNTVKIELWHGDRQCSLIGASIGGGSVSVHALNDFRVQISGEFPTLVLRHSDKAGVLASVTSTISSSGVNIGYMQVDRKARDGEALTAMEMDGVPNPEMLTRLRSLDHMLDIRVIDLKRGVEPDAV, from the coding sequence ATGCGTTTTAAAGACGTTTTTTCAATTATTGGTCCGTCCATGACAGGTCCATCAAGTTCACATACGGCTGGAGCGGCAAGATTGGGGCGAATTGCCCGTCAGTGGCTGGGATGTACGCCTGAACGCGCCCGTTTAACGCTGTACGGCTCATTTGCTGATACGTATCAGGGGCATGGTACGGATCTTGCGTTGATCGGTGGCTTGCTTGATTATGTGACTGATGATCCACGTATACCGGATGCAGAACAATATGCAGAGGAAGCGGGTATGGAGGTAGAGTTTTTCACAAGCGGCTTGCCTGCCCCTCATCCCAACACGGTTAAGATTGAGCTGTGGCACGGAGACCGTCAATGTTCACTAATTGGTGCTTCCATTGGTGGCGGTAGTGTATCTGTGCATGCATTGAATGATTTCCGTGTACAGATCAGCGGAGAGTTCCCCACACTTGTACTGCGACATTCGGACAAAGCAGGGGTGCTTGCTTCCGTAACCTCCACAATCAGTTCGTCCGGGGTGAACATCGGGTACATGCAAGTGGATCGGAAAGCCCGAGATGGTGAAGCGCTGACAGCGATGGAGATGGATGGTGTGCCGAATCCAGAGATGCTGACCCGCCTGCGGTCGCTGGATCATATGCTGGACATTCGTGTGATTGATTTGAAGAGAGGGGTCGAGCCGGATGCGGTTTAA
- the sdaAA gene encoding L-serine ammonia-lyase, iron-sulfur-dependent, subunit alpha: MRFKHLHELNTICTAESKTIAELMIEEQVQETNTPEADVVRQMSDYYQVMKEAVHKGLTEDTTSRSGLTGGDGKKMAEYIRKGETCSGDASALAMAYALCVSEVNASMGRIVATPTAGSCGIIPGVFISSQERFGWSDEHLVNGLFCAGAIGYVIANNSFISGAEGGCQAEVGSAIGMAAGAMVELRGGTPEQVVHAVGLALKNTLGLICDPVAGLVEIPCIVRNGLGAVTALAAADMALAGVRSAIPSDEVIDVMLEVGSAMPSRHRETAQGGLAQTPTGRKMMEKLAKPKAKRAEPEAEVESPAENEPEAKA, translated from the coding sequence ATGCGGTTTAAACATCTACATGAACTGAATACCATCTGTACAGCAGAGTCCAAAACCATTGCCGAGCTGATGATCGAAGAGCAGGTTCAGGAGACGAATACCCCGGAAGCGGATGTTGTGCGTCAGATGTCGGACTACTATCAGGTGATGAAAGAAGCTGTACACAAAGGGCTGACAGAAGATACGACATCACGCAGCGGTTTGACTGGCGGGGACGGCAAAAAAATGGCTGAGTACATTCGCAAAGGCGAGACTTGTTCTGGAGATGCCTCTGCACTAGCCATGGCGTATGCCCTTTGTGTATCGGAAGTGAATGCCTCCATGGGCCGGATCGTTGCGACACCGACAGCCGGTTCTTGCGGCATCATTCCAGGTGTGTTTATCAGCTCCCAGGAGCGTTTCGGCTGGAGTGACGAGCATCTGGTGAACGGTCTGTTCTGTGCGGGTGCGATTGGTTATGTTATTGCCAACAATTCATTTATATCTGGTGCCGAGGGTGGCTGCCAGGCTGAAGTGGGTTCTGCCATCGGTATGGCAGCTGGGGCCATGGTGGAGCTGCGTGGAGGGACGCCGGAGCAAGTAGTCCATGCAGTTGGCCTCGCGTTAAAAAATACACTGGGCCTTATCTGCGATCCTGTAGCAGGCCTCGTGGAAATTCCGTGCATCGTCCGTAACGGACTGGGTGCCGTTACCGCGCTCGCTGCGGCGGATATGGCGCTGGCCGGGGTACGAAGTGCCATTCCGTCTGACGAAGTCATTGATGTCATGCTGGAAGTGGGTAGTGCGATGCCGAGCAGGCACCGTGAAACGGCCCAAGGCGGACTTGCCCAAACACCGACAGGACGGAAAATGATGGAGAAGCTTGCTAAACCGAAGGCAAAGCGTGCAGAGCCGGAGGCTGAAGTTGAGTCTCCTGCTGAAAATGAGCCAGAAGCCAAGGCATAA
- a CDS encoding alpha-glycosidase — MLLEAIYHQPKRNWAYAYDKDTIRLRLRAKKNDLTEVHALTGDKYAWDRTKELVPLTKYTSDSMFDYYEGQVKPPYHRLKYSFLLKSDTEQIWMTETDFQAHEPDDPGYMFQFPYIHPGAVFTPPAWVKDAIFYQIFPERFANGNPDLDPEHVEPWGGEPTPFNFFGGDLQGVIDHLDYLEELGINAIYFTPIFEATTNHKYDTEDYLRVDRHFGDADTVKRLVELCHARGIRVLLDAVFNHSGKTFAPFVDVQKNGEKSKYKDWFHVHEFPLDVKDGIPTYETFGFEAHMPKLNTENPEVKAYLLEVAEYWIKEVGTDGWRLDVADEVDNAFWQDFRRVVKAANPDAYILGEVWNESSSWLQGDQFDASMNYPFTEAVNNFFVKDVMHAEQFANSIGRQLSRYPLQASEVAFNLLDSHDTPRLLTLCEGDQRKMKLAALFQFSYMGAPCIYYGDEIGLDGDHDPGCRKCMEWDETKQDRELFTFYQKLIALRHAHPALRAEGSIRFLQAREGGSQLVMERQDEEERILILFNRSEETAIVELEAGAGEWTELFGENYRTAKEEGILAVELPAYGYAVLSTDIV, encoded by the coding sequence ATGCTGCTGGAAGCCATCTATCATCAACCGAAACGGAATTGGGCCTACGCCTACGATAAGGATACCATTCGTCTGCGTCTGCGTGCCAAAAAGAATGATCTCACCGAGGTACACGCCCTGACTGGGGATAAATACGCCTGGGATCGCACCAAAGAGCTGGTTCCTTTAACCAAATATACATCCGATTCCATGTTCGATTATTATGAGGGACAAGTAAAACCTCCGTATCATCGTCTGAAGTACTCCTTCCTGCTGAAAAGTGACACAGAACAGATCTGGATGACCGAAACGGATTTCCAGGCCCATGAACCCGACGATCCTGGTTACATGTTCCAGTTTCCGTATATCCATCCCGGAGCTGTATTTACACCGCCTGCGTGGGTGAAGGATGCGATTTTCTATCAGATCTTCCCTGAACGATTCGCCAATGGCAACCCGGACCTCGATCCAGAACATGTGGAACCGTGGGGTGGTGAGCCGACCCCGTTTAACTTCTTCGGCGGTGATCTCCAGGGTGTCATCGACCATCTGGATTACCTTGAAGAGTTGGGCATTAACGCCATTTATTTCACACCGATCTTCGAGGCAACGACCAATCATAAATACGATACCGAAGATTATCTGCGAGTAGATCGGCATTTTGGTGATGCAGATACAGTCAAACGGCTTGTTGAACTGTGCCATGCACGCGGAATCCGGGTGCTGCTGGATGCGGTATTCAATCATTCCGGGAAGACGTTTGCACCATTTGTCGATGTACAAAAGAACGGCGAGAAGTCCAAATACAAGGACTGGTTCCATGTGCATGAATTCCCGCTGGATGTGAAGGATGGCATTCCTACGTATGAAACATTCGGGTTCGAAGCCCACATGCCAAAGCTGAACACGGAAAACCCTGAAGTAAAGGCCTATTTGCTGGAGGTGGCGGAATACTGGATTAAGGAAGTAGGGACGGATGGCTGGCGCCTGGATGTTGCGGATGAAGTGGATAATGCATTCTGGCAAGATTTCCGCAGGGTGGTCAAAGCTGCGAACCCGGATGCCTATATCTTGGGTGAGGTATGGAATGAGTCCTCCTCCTGGCTGCAAGGCGATCAGTTCGACGCCTCGATGAATTATCCATTTACGGAAGCCGTGAATAACTTTTTTGTAAAAGATGTCATGCACGCCGAGCAATTCGCGAACTCCATCGGTCGACAGCTGTCCCGCTATCCGCTGCAAGCCAGCGAAGTCGCTTTCAATCTGCTGGACAGCCACGATACACCACGGCTGCTCACCTTATGTGAGGGCGACCAGCGGAAGATGAAACTGGCCGCGCTGTTCCAATTCAGTTATATGGGTGCCCCGTGCATATATTACGGGGACGAGATCGGGCTGGACGGCGATCATGACCCCGGTTGTCGGAAATGTATGGAGTGGGATGAGACGAAGCAGGATCGTGAGCTGTTTACCTTTTATCAGAAGCTGATTGCACTTCGCCATGCCCATCCTGCCCTGCGTGCAGAAGGCAGCATTCGATTCCTGCAGGCCCGTGAAGGCGGGAGCCAGCTTGTGATGGAACGACAGGATGAGGAGGAGCGTATTCTGATCCTGTTCAATCGTTCGGAAGAAACAGCGATCGTCGAGCTCGAGGCGGGCGCCGGGGAATGGACGGAGTTATTTGGCGAGAATTATCGTACAGCCAAGGAAGAGGGAATCCTGGCCGTTGAACTGCCCGCATACGGATATGCTGTACTAAGTACAGATATCGTGTAG
- a CDS encoding response regulator transcription factor: MKTKLLYIEDDTEIATWVRADLEERGYEVVWLGSGEGAAEAAGGCALVILDVMLPGLDGFTVGQRLKKEHPEVPIVMLSARTSIDDKLHGLDFADDYVTKPFHPDELAARIEVQLRKAGTAISPDHVVKLDHLSIYEKDHRIVNEETGEEIILSGKQFHIFAYLLRHMGMIRTKEQIYEAVWNESYLDGDKTLMVHIRHLREKLERDPANPTIIQTVRGVGYRVKKP; this comes from the coding sequence ATGAAAACGAAACTGTTATACATTGAAGACGATACCGAAATTGCCACTTGGGTCAGGGCCGACTTGGAGGAGCGTGGATATGAAGTGGTATGGCTCGGAAGTGGTGAGGGGGCTGCTGAAGCTGCTGGGGGCTGTGCGTTGGTTATTCTGGATGTCATGCTGCCGGGACTGGATGGCTTTACGGTAGGACAGCGGCTCAAAAAGGAACATCCTGAAGTACCCATTGTCATGCTTTCGGCCAGAACGTCCATTGACGACAAGCTGCATGGGCTTGATTTTGCCGACGATTATGTAACGAAGCCATTCCATCCCGATGAACTTGCCGCGCGGATTGAAGTCCAGCTTCGGAAGGCAGGAACTGCGATCTCACCTGATCACGTGGTAAAACTGGATCACTTGTCCATCTACGAGAAGGACCACCGGATCGTGAATGAGGAGACGGGGGAAGAAATTATTTTATCGGGCAAACAATTTCATATCTTTGCCTACTTGCTTAGGCATATGGGTATGATACGAACCAAGGAACAGATCTACGAAGCTGTTTGGAACGAATCTTACCTCGACGGAGACAAGACATTAATGGTACATATTCGGCATCTGCGCGAGAAGCTGGAGCGTGATCCGGCGAACCCGACCATCATACAAACCGTTCGCGGTGTCGGGTATCGTGTGAAGAAGCCATGA
- a CDS encoding HAMP domain-containing sensor histidine kinase has protein sequence MKRSFPGKRKMRFGRTLMSRYILLILAAVLFVPVVLPITSIIYVVVVNNTNTENTAPYGDSTKISNLWTRESEKLDGATSEKINQRMEQLHRKYPKSSMYRVDQNGETAFILGGEDVDVSESTVDGTRMTTLKWTLNHQRTETQIPAIWNANTTLEFMKEASYRDPLTVVSFVGGDREDKGQGFMVIEVPRYLLQKPQNNWPMELLYLGGLMMIIFLLFIIMSILFFARIRKRLIRLQTAMVTPGKEGIPLPVDIRRSDEIGQLEESFNEMVHQLTDSRHREREEEQLRKRLVAGLSHDLRTPLTVIRGHMHSLHKEPLSTDADTSLRRMEAKMDDLSGLIDNMLSYNLLTSGKYTLKLEQKDVLRIVRETAAAWYPVWEKEQFEIDIDLPEEPLFWQVDEQGFRRVLDNLFQNVIRHAVSGKYIGISTEQIQGERALVIRDKGPGLQEDSDTKGTGLGLSIVDLLIREMGLRKMVHSSGDGLQVCLYSGGGVGKLRP, from the coding sequence GTGAAACGTAGCTTTCCAGGCAAACGGAAAATGCGTTTTGGAAGGACCCTGATGTCCCGGTATATTCTCTTGATATTGGCAGCGGTTTTGTTTGTCCCGGTTGTTCTTCCGATTACATCCATCATCTATGTTGTGGTGGTGAACAATACAAATACAGAGAATACTGCACCTTACGGAGATAGCACTAAAATCAGCAACCTTTGGACCCGGGAATCGGAGAAGCTGGATGGGGCGACTTCTGAAAAAATCAATCAGCGTATGGAACAGCTGCACCGCAAATATCCCAAATCTTCGATGTACCGTGTGGATCAAAACGGTGAAACGGCATTTATTCTCGGTGGAGAGGACGTTGATGTATCGGAATCCACCGTGGATGGAACAAGGATGACAACATTGAAGTGGACGCTGAATCATCAGAGAACAGAGACCCAGATTCCTGCGATATGGAATGCCAACACTACCTTGGAATTTATGAAGGAAGCGTCCTATCGTGATCCGCTAACGGTGGTTTCTTTTGTAGGGGGAGATCGCGAAGACAAGGGACAAGGCTTTATGGTGATTGAGGTCCCAAGGTATCTTTTGCAAAAGCCACAGAACAACTGGCCTATGGAACTTTTGTATTTGGGTGGACTGATGATGATCATCTTCCTGTTATTTATCATCATGTCGATCCTGTTCTTTGCGCGAATTCGCAAGCGGCTCATCCGGCTTCAGACGGCGATGGTTACTCCGGGTAAGGAAGGTATTCCGCTTCCTGTGGACATTCGCAGATCGGACGAGATTGGTCAGCTGGAGGAATCATTCAACGAAATGGTGCATCAGTTGACAGACAGCCGTCACCGGGAACGGGAGGAAGAGCAGCTGCGCAAACGTCTTGTCGCCGGACTATCGCATGATCTGCGTACACCACTGACTGTTATTCGTGGACATATGCATTCTCTTCACAAAGAACCACTAAGCACAGATGCGGATACTTCATTGCGTCGGATGGAAGCCAAGATGGATGACTTGAGCGGACTGATTGATAACATGTTATCGTACAATCTGCTCACCAGCGGAAAATATACATTGAAGCTGGAACAGAAGGACGTTTTGCGAATCGTTAGGGAAACGGCAGCGGCCTGGTATCCCGTATGGGAGAAAGAACAGTTTGAGATTGATATCGATCTCCCGGAAGAGCCGTTGTTCTGGCAGGTCGATGAGCAGGGATTTCGTCGTGTTCTCGATAACCTGTTTCAGAATGTCATCCGTCATGCTGTGAGTGGAAAATATATTGGTATATCGACAGAGCAAATCCAAGGGGAGAGGGCTCTTGTTATTCGGGATAAGGGTCCTGGACTACAGGAAGATTCGGATACCAAGGGAACAGGTCTGGGGTTATCCATCGTGGATCTGCTGATTCGTGAAATGGGACTGCGGAAGATGGTACACAGCTCAGGTGATGGATTGCAGGTGTGTCTTTACAGTGGTGGGGGAGTTGGAAAACTAAGGCCCTAA
- a CDS encoding ABC transporter ATP-binding protein gives MSNNIIQTANLWKTYRDRAAVRELDLHIKKGDIYGFLGPNGAGKTTTIRMLLGLIKPTKGVIRIFDKDIRKDRMDILRRVGSLVEYPSYYGHLNAVENLETLRRILDVPKSRIAEVLSIVDLTRDAKRSVKGYSLGMKQRLGIASALLGQPELLILDEPTNGLDPAGIQEIRELIKRMPLEHGITVLVSSHLLSEVEQMASRVGIIREGKMVLQDTIANLHSQTGSSIRLTVSEPEEAMKLAREQGQFGQREGAALTFPYMDNSAIALLVRRLVEQDHAVYRVEEHRQSLEDLFMRVIGEGATL, from the coding sequence GTGAGTAATAACATTATTCAAACCGCTAACTTATGGAAAACATACCGGGACCGTGCGGCGGTCCGTGAACTTGATCTGCATATTAAAAAGGGAGATATCTACGGCTTCCTTGGTCCCAACGGCGCTGGTAAAACAACAACCATTCGTATGCTCCTTGGCTTAATTAAGCCGACTAAAGGTGTCATCCGTATTTTCGACAAAGATATCCGCAAGGATCGCATGGACATTCTGCGACGTGTAGGTTCGCTGGTGGAATATCCGTCTTATTATGGACATCTGAACGCGGTGGAGAATCTGGAAACCTTGCGGCGGATACTGGATGTCCCCAAATCGAGAATTGCCGAAGTGCTCTCCATCGTGGATTTAACCCGGGATGCCAAGCGTTCCGTAAAAGGTTACTCGCTTGGTATGAAACAGCGGCTGGGGATTGCAAGTGCCCTGTTGGGCCAGCCGGAGCTGCTGATTTTGGACGAACCGACAAACGGACTTGATCCGGCGGGCATTCAGGAGATTCGGGAGCTCATTAAACGCATGCCGCTGGAACATGGCATCACCGTACTGGTGTCGAGTCACTTGCTGAGTGAAGTGGAACAGATGGCGAGCCGAGTTGGCATTATCCGTGAGGGGAAGATGGTCCTTCAAGATACAATCGCCAATCTGCATAGCCAGACGGGCAGTTCCATTCGACTGACGGTATCCGAACCGGAAGAAGCAATGAAGCTGGCAAGGGAGCAGGGGCAATTCGGTCAACGTGAAGGAGCCGCGCTCACGTTCCCGTATATGGATAATAGCGCGATTGCATTGCTGGTTCGCCGATTGGTTGAGCAGGATCACGCGGTCTATCGTGTGGAAGAGCACCGTCAATCCCTGGAAGACTTG